The window TTCATAAGGGAAGCAATAGACTGCGGGGCTGCTGGGGTTTCGATGGGACGTAATATCTGGGAATCGAAGAACCCCGTGGCTTTAATCAAGGCAATATGCAGTATCGTGCATAATGATGTATCCGCGGAAGCCGCTCTTCGGGAACTCTCTTGAGATAATCAAGTAGGAGGGGGGTGCGATAACTGGCTCCTAAACGGAGAATTGCTGGATGGGTTGCTAGGGGCGATCGAGAGCAGTTAGGCGGAAATGGGAGCGGTTGAGAGGATAATTATAGAAAGGGTGATAGACAATGATAAGAAAGTTACTGGCAAGCCTGCTTACTCTTTCAATGTTATTAGTCTTACTGGTAGCTGTCGGAGTTGATGCGGGCAAAAAGGTTGTGATCGAATACTGGCATCCATATGGCCCTCCCTGGGACGAACTTCAGCAAATGATGGCGGATCTCTTCATGAAAGCAAACCCGGATGTTGAGATAGTTTGCAAAATGGTCCCCTGGGATAGTATGTTTCAAAAGCTGGCTGTGGCTGTAGCCTCGGGCACAGCCCCTGCTGCTGCACATCTCTGGGGAAGCTGGCAAGCGATAGCGGTTGCCGATATGGGGTTGACGGTTCCCCTTGATCCCTATATGAAGAAGGATCCGACATGGGATCCAAAAGATGTATTTCCCGCTTTTCTAGAGCAGTTTCACTATAAAGGTCAATATGTGGGACTCCCATGGGCGGCGCAGCCAACCTCTCTTTGTTGGAACAAGCAGGTTTTCCGTGAGTCTGGCCTTGATCCCGAGTTGCCTCCGAAGAGTCTAGAAGAGTTAGAGGCATATGCGTCCAAGATAACTTTAGAGGATTCGCGGGGCAAGTTGGTAAGGATAGGCTTCCTGCCGCAGAATATCTGGGGAGGCTTTCTTAATTGGGCGTATCATTGGGGTGGTTCGTTCTATGATGAGAAGACTGGAAAGATAACTGCAAGTGATCCTGTAAACGTTCAGGCTTTAGAGTGGCAGGTCAACTTCCTAAATAAGTTCGGGGGTATAGAAGAGATAACGGCTTGGCAGGCCGGATTCACTGGGGGCGAAAACGATCCATTCATTCTAGGTAAACTTGGAATGATGATAGCCTCTCATTATCATTACTACTCCTTCCACAGATATAAACCAGACCTCGAATATGGGTTTGCTAGACCCCTTCTTCCCGGTCCTCCCGACCGGAAGAAAGGGCCCTTGGCACATTGCGACGCCATGGTTGTGCTAAAATCTAAGAATGCTGAATATGGATATAAGTTTATAAAATTTGCAGTTATGGGGGAGGCGTGGTTAGAAAGAAGTAAGATAAGTGCACATCCATCCCCTAGTAGGCGTCTCAATAAGAGGTTTATTGAGCTGGGTCTCCTGCCTAAATGGTATCCTATGGCTCTCTGGGAGCAGAACATGGAGGTGCTAGAGATCGCAAGGCCTCATCCGGCGATACCGGTGATTCCTAAACTCATGGATGAGCTAAGTGCCCAGGTTGATCTTGCTTATCGAGGCAAAAAGACGCCGAGGTCAGCCCTAAAGTATGTTGACGAGGTTGTCCAGCGAGAACTCGATAAGAATTTGAAGAAGCGGTAGATGCGAGAATAGAAATGGCTGGGCGGCTCTCGTGGCCTCCCAGCCGGAGGAATGTGAAGCTGTGGCGGGAGGGAATTGGGATGCTAAGATATATGAGCCTCCGGAATCGAGAAGCCCTCACAGGAGTCATTTTCGCGCTTCCTTGGCTTTTGGGATTTTGTATCTTCAGGGTTTATGCCATCATAACCGTAATCTATTACAGCTTAACTGACTTTAAGGTTTTCGCGCCTCCCGAATGGATAGGTCTAGTCAACTATCAGGAACTATTTAGGTCGGATCCTCTCTTTTATAGATCGCTTTCGAATACCTTCTACTATGTGGCCTTTTCCATACCTCTCGGGATAATAGTGGCATTTTTGCTCGCGGAGCTTTTAAATCAAAAGGTGAAAGGCATGGCCCTGTTCAGGACGATATTCTATCTGCCATCGATAGTTCCGATAGTAGCCTCTTCCATGCTTTGGCTCTGGATACTCAATCCCAATTTCGGACTTTTAAATGCGTTTCTCTCGAAATTGGGACTTCCTGCGCCTAACTGGTTCGGTTCCCCTGTATGGTCTAAGCCCGCCTTGATTTTGATGAGCATATGGGGAATCGGGGGGACGATGATCATATTTTTGGCAGGGCTTCAGGACATTCCGCAACAGTTATATGAAGCTGCCGAACTGGACGGTGCCGGCGTGTTTCAGAAATTCTTCCGGATAACGATTCCGATGATGACCCCGACCCTATTCTTCTCATTGGTTATGGGAATCATCGGCGGTTTTCAAACCTTCACTCAAGCTTTCATAATGACACAAGGCGGTCCGGCATATTCAACGCTTTTCTACGCTCTGTATCTATACAATAACGCTTTTAGATATTTTAAAATGGGATACGCCTCAAGTCAGGCTTTGGTGCTTCTCGTGATAATCATGATACTTACCCTCACAGTTGTGTCTACTTCAAAAAGATGGGTTTACTATGCCGGAAGGTCTTAGGTTTTCGACATGAAAGGGGAGTGGTCCCGGTGGCTAATTTCAACGCGAGCCTGCTTGGAAGCAAGAAGAAACGCGAGGCTTTAGGAAGGGGTATAGCCTACCTGCTTTTGATAACCCTTTCGGTTATATTTGCATTTCCCCTTTTTTGGCTTCTTTCGACCTCCCTCAAACCTGATACCCAGATCTTCATGTTTCCACCCAAGTTGATCCCGAATCCCATCGTTTGGCAGAACTACATCAAGGTTCTTCCGTTACTGAGATTTAGGGTCACAGTAGTAAATAGCCTTGTTATAGCTTTCGGCGAAGTGATGGGTACGGTCATTTCATCCTCTCTAGTCGCCTATAGTTTTGCGCGCCTTCGGTGGCCCGGGCGGGACATTCTTTTTGTCGCTCTGCTATCTACGATGATGATACCCTATGCTGTGACCATGATCCCGATTTTCATCGTTTTCAACAAACTAGGCTGGATAAACACCTTCAAACCTTTGATAGTTCCTAGCTTCCTTGGGAATGCATTTTATATTTTTCTCCTTCGACAGTTTTTTTTAACAATACCGACAGACCTCTCAGATGCCGCAAGGATAGATGGGTGTTCAGAGCTAGGGATCTATTGGAGAATCGTTCTGCCTCTTTCTAAATCGACAGTGGCCGTTGTCGCTATTTTTGCGTTTTTAAATGGCTGGAATGATTTCCTCGGTCCATTGATCTACCTTAACGACCAGAATAAATGGACCTTAAGCTTGGCTTTACATGCCATGAGGAGTGCTCAGATCGGCGAGATAAACTGGTCCGGGATTATGGCTGGATCCGCAATGATGACGGTACCGATAATAATCCTTTTCTTTTTCACTCAAAAATCGTTTATCCAGGGCATAACGCTTACAGGTTTGAAGGAATAGTAGATGATGGAAAGGAGAAGATGCTATGGGAGGCAAAACTAAGGTCAAACTCGGAGTCATAGGGGGGAGGAGGGGGGCTGCATTCAATACAGCCCTGAAGTATTTCTCGGAAAAGGTAGTCCTGAGCTCGATCTGTGACATTTCTGAGGAAGTGGTCGCTAGGTGGAAGGCGGACTTCCCCTGGGTCAAGGGTTATACTTCATTCGAAACACTGCTTTACGAGGATGACTGCAATGCGGTTTTCATCGCAACGCCGAGACGCCTTCATGCAAATCAGGCGATAAAGGCGATGAGAGCCGGTAAGCATGTTTTAAGCGAAGTTCCGGCCGCGCTTACGTTGGATGAATGCTGGGAGCTTGTTGAAACAGTGGAAAGAACAGGTCTAACCTATATGTTGGCTGAGAATTACTGTTATACGCGTCCGAATATGATGGTCCTTAACATGGCTCAAAAGGGCATTTTCGGGGAAATCACATATGCTGAAGGGGCTTATATCCATGACTGTCGTCAACTTTTCTTCTGTGAGAATGGCCAGCTTACTTGGAGGGGCCAGGAAAAGCGGGACGTAAACGGTAACACTTACCCGACGCACTCCCTCGGTCCCATAGCCCAGTGGTTGGGGATTAACCAAAATGACAGACTCGTATTAACCTCCACATGGATGGCCAAGACAGCAAGCACGCCAAGGTACGCTGAAAGAAACTTTGGGAAGGAGCATCCCGGGGCGAAAAGGGAATTTTGGAGCCATGGGGATTCAGCGACTACATTGATTGAGACCCAGAGCGAAGCGGTAATTGTATTGAGAGTCGATTCTACTTCAGCGAGGCCCCACAATATGACACATTATGTGCTCCAGGGTACCACAGCTTCGTATGTTTCCCCGCGTTATGAGAAGGATGACCCCTTGATATGGATTGAAGGGCGAAGCCCTACTGCCCCGGACGGTACGGCCACTGGATGGGAGTGCCTTTGGGATTATGCGGATGAGTTTGAGCATCCTCGCTGGAAGCGGTGGGGAGATGTAGCGAGGGAAGCAGGCCACGGAGGCGGGGATTTCTTTGCCCTGCAGGATTTTGTGGATGCAATTCTCCAGGGTACCCGTCCTCCTATAGATGTTTATGACGCTGTAACCTGGAGCTCGATAATACCCTTGTCTATAGAATCCGTAAAGAAGAAGGGTGCTCCAGTGGAGATCCCAGATTTCACGAAGGGCGGGAGGTGAATCTCCTGGTGTTTAAACCCAATATTGGATTGTTGGGGCTTACCCTAGAATTATATGACTCAAGTCTTCCGGAGTTGAGGTCGGGACGCGAGGTTTTCGCTAGACGGCTGATCAAAATGATGGAAAATGACATAAATTTTTGTTTTCCTGGTGCCTGTAATACAAGGGAAAGCGTTGAAAAAGCCGTTGCTAGGTTTGAATCCGAAGGTTGCGATGCCATACTTGTCATCTTTCTTACGTATGCGCCGAGCCTCATCGCTCTTCCGGCACTTTTCCGCACTAAACTTCCTGTAATCATTTGGAACACCCAAGAGGCCACCGGGATATTGGCGGATTCGGGTCCGGGCCTGATGATGGAAAACCA is drawn from Bacillota bacterium and contains these coding sequences:
- a CDS encoding extracellular solute-binding protein — translated: MIRKLLASLLTLSMLLVLLVAVGVDAGKKVVIEYWHPYGPPWDELQQMMADLFMKANPDVEIVCKMVPWDSMFQKLAVAVASGTAPAAAHLWGSWQAIAVADMGLTVPLDPYMKKDPTWDPKDVFPAFLEQFHYKGQYVGLPWAAQPTSLCWNKQVFRESGLDPELPPKSLEELEAYASKITLEDSRGKLVRIGFLPQNIWGGFLNWAYHWGGSFYDEKTGKITASDPVNVQALEWQVNFLNKFGGIEEITAWQAGFTGGENDPFILGKLGMMIASHYHYYSFHRYKPDLEYGFARPLLPGPPDRKKGPLAHCDAMVVLKSKNAEYGYKFIKFAVMGEAWLERSKISAHPSPSRRLNKRFIELGLLPKWYPMALWEQNMEVLEIARPHPAIPVIPKLMDELSAQVDLAYRGKKTPRSALKYVDEVVQRELDKNLKKR
- a CDS encoding sugar ABC transporter permease is translated as MLRYMSLRNREALTGVIFALPWLLGFCIFRVYAIITVIYYSLTDFKVFAPPEWIGLVNYQELFRSDPLFYRSLSNTFYYVAFSIPLGIIVAFLLAELLNQKVKGMALFRTIFYLPSIVPIVASSMLWLWILNPNFGLLNAFLSKLGLPAPNWFGSPVWSKPALILMSIWGIGGTMIIFLAGLQDIPQQLYEAAELDGAGVFQKFFRITIPMMTPTLFFSLVMGIIGGFQTFTQAFIMTQGGPAYSTLFYALYLYNNAFRYFKMGYASSQALVLLVIIMILTLTVVSTSKRWVYYAGRS
- a CDS encoding carbohydrate ABC transporter permease, yielding MGLLCRKVLGFRHERGVVPVANFNASLLGSKKKREALGRGIAYLLLITLSVIFAFPLFWLLSTSLKPDTQIFMFPPKLIPNPIVWQNYIKVLPLLRFRVTVVNSLVIAFGEVMGTVISSSLVAYSFARLRWPGRDILFVALLSTMMIPYAVTMIPIFIVFNKLGWINTFKPLIVPSFLGNAFYIFLLRQFFLTIPTDLSDAARIDGCSELGIYWRIVLPLSKSTVAVVAIFAFLNGWNDFLGPLIYLNDQNKWTLSLALHAMRSAQIGEINWSGIMAGSAMMTVPIIILFFFTQKSFIQGITLTGLKE
- a CDS encoding Gfo/Idh/MocA family oxidoreductase, giving the protein MGGKTKVKLGVIGGRRGAAFNTALKYFSEKVVLSSICDISEEVVARWKADFPWVKGYTSFETLLYEDDCNAVFIATPRRLHANQAIKAMRAGKHVLSEVPAALTLDECWELVETVERTGLTYMLAENYCYTRPNMMVLNMAQKGIFGEITYAEGAYIHDCRQLFFCENGQLTWRGQEKRDVNGNTYPTHSLGPIAQWLGINQNDRLVLTSTWMAKTASTPRYAERNFGKEHPGAKREFWSHGDSATTLIETQSEAVIVLRVDSTSARPHNMTHYVLQGTTASYVSPRYEKDDPLIWIEGRSPTAPDGTATGWECLWDYADEFEHPRWKRWGDVAREAGHGGGDFFALQDFVDAILQGTRPPIDVYDAVTWSSIIPLSIESVKKKGAPVEIPDFTKGGR